A region of Lacinutrix sp. Hel_I_90 DNA encodes the following proteins:
- a CDS encoding radical SAM protein: MPVRNYTYYDFTLSLCPECLRRIDAKIVFEDGNVYMLKRCKEHGSSKVLIADDIEYYKNIRNYNKPSETPYTFNTKTDYGCPYDCGLCPDHEQHSCLTVVEVTDRCNLTCPTCYAGSSPTYGRHRTLDEVKAMLDTIVRNEKEPDVVQISGGEPTIHPQFWEIMDYAKSLPIRHLMLNTNGIKIAKDLAFAERLKTYAPDFEVYLQFDSFENSVLRELRGADLNDVRTQAIANLNTVNLSTTLVVTLQKGLNDHEIGKIIDYALLQKCVRGVTLQPTQIAGRLEHFNPETDRMTLTEVRRKIIEQTTIFNSDDLIPVPCNPDALVMGYALKLGEAVFPLTRYINPADLLDNSKNTIIYEQDEQLQDKMIALFSTANSVEVAEENLKSIMCCLPNIDAPNLGYDNLFRVIIMQFIDAYNFDVRAIKKSCVHIVNKDNKIIPFETMNLFYRDDKKEHLERLRNEMI; this comes from the coding sequence ATGCCAGTTAGAAACTATACGTACTACGATTTTACCTTAAGCCTTTGTCCAGAATGTTTGCGTCGTATAGATGCTAAAATCGTATTTGAAGATGGCAATGTTTACATGTTAAAACGCTGTAAAGAACACGGGAGTTCTAAGGTGTTGATTGCCGATGATATTGAATACTACAAAAATATAAGAAACTACAATAAACCTAGCGAAACGCCTTATACTTTTAATACTAAAACAGACTATGGGTGTCCTTACGATTGCGGGTTGTGTCCAGACCACGAACAACACAGTTGCTTAACAGTTGTTGAAGTGACCGATCGTTGTAATTTAACCTGCCCAACGTGTTATGCCGGTTCATCACCAACGTATGGGAGACATCGTACTTTAGATGAAGTCAAAGCGATGTTAGATACGATTGTTCGCAATGAAAAAGAGCCAGATGTGGTACAAATTTCTGGAGGAGAACCTACCATTCATCCACAGTTTTGGGAGATTATGGATTATGCAAAATCATTACCCATCCGGCATTTAATGCTGAATACCAATGGTATAAAAATTGCTAAAGATCTCGCTTTCGCAGAACGACTAAAAACCTATGCTCCAGATTTTGAAGTGTATTTACAATTTGATTCTTTCGAAAATAGCGTGCTTCGTGAATTACGTGGTGCCGATTTGAATGACGTAAGAACCCAAGCCATTGCAAATTTGAATACCGTGAACCTCTCAACGACCTTGGTCGTAACGCTTCAAAAGGGATTGAATGACCATGAAATTGGAAAAATTATCGATTACGCGCTACTGCAAAAATGTGTTCGTGGCGTAACACTTCAACCTACACAAATTGCCGGACGCTTAGAGCATTTTAATCCTGAGACCGATCGCATGACACTCACAGAGGTTCGTAGAAAAATCATTGAGCAAACCACTATATTTAATAGTGATGATCTTATTCCTGTACCATGTAATCCAGATGCTTTGGTTATGGGTTACGCGCTTAAATTAGGCGAAGCGGTGTTTCCGTTAACCCGTTATATCAATCCTGCAGATTTATTAGACAATAGTAAAAACACTATTATTTACGAGCAAGATGAACAGCTTCAAGATAAAATGATTGCATTGTTTAGCACCGCGAATTCCGTAGAAGTTGCAGAAGAAAATTTGAAATCTATTATGTGTTGTTTACCCAATATTGATGCGCCAAACTTAGGCTATGATAATTTATTTCGGGTCATCATTATGCAATTTATTGACGCTTATAATTTTGATGTACGCGCGATTAAAAAATCCTGTGTTCATATTGTAAACAAAGACAATAAAATCATTCCTTTTGAAACCATGAATTTGTTTTATCGTGATGATAAAAAAGAGCACTTAGAACGCCTTAGAAACGAAATGATATGA
- a CDS encoding glycogen synthase, with protein sequence MTIIHLSAECYPVAKVGGLADVVGALPKYQNDLGNTASVIMPFYNNKFTQSHTFSSVFNAELNLAGKKIPFEVLTLVENTLGFAIFFIHIEPLLYKDYVYSNTDTERFLAFQIAALDWLKSQDNKPDIIHCHDHHTGLIPFMLQESFEYKSLNNIPVVFTIHNAQYQGWFSHDLVHLIPKFNFDHVGLIDWNHQINPLAAAIKCAWQVTTVSPSYMEELKEKANGLEWLLAHEHEKCVGILNGIDTAVWNPETDEFIIKNYNSTSVSAGKKANKKWLCDTFDLDDKKPLFVFIGRLVGEKGADLFPEIFSEVLKNNAISILLLGSGETETEQALKDLSADYKNYNHFIGYDEKLSHILYAGADFLIMPSRVEPCGLNQLYALRYGTVAIVNNIGGLKDTITDLSNDGFGIIIPSATIEATVTGILRAKTFYTKKEAFKTTQKHIMAINHSWLQSAKTYQELYKNIS encoded by the coding sequence ATGACCATTATTCATCTTAGTGCAGAATGTTATCCAGTTGCCAAAGTTGGTGGCTTAGCAGATGTTGTTGGTGCACTACCCAAATATCAAAATGACTTAGGCAACACGGCCTCTGTTATTATGCCTTTTTACAATAATAAATTTACCCAATCTCATACCTTTTCCTCCGTTTTTAATGCTGAACTAAATTTAGCTGGAAAAAAAATACCTTTTGAAGTTTTAACTTTGGTTGAAAACACTTTAGGTTTCGCTATTTTTTTTATACACATAGAACCACTACTTTATAAAGACTATGTATACTCCAATACAGATACTGAACGGTTTTTAGCCTTTCAAATTGCGGCTTTAGATTGGCTGAAATCCCAAGATAATAAGCCAGATATTATACATTGTCACGATCACCATACGGGTTTAATCCCGTTTATGCTTCAGGAATCTTTTGAGTATAAGTCACTAAATAACATCCCTGTGGTTTTTACCATTCATAATGCACAATATCAAGGGTGGTTTTCTCATGATTTGGTACACTTAATTCCAAAATTTAATTTCGATCATGTGGGTTTAATCGACTGGAATCACCAAATTAACCCCTTAGCGGCAGCAATAAAATGCGCTTGGCAGGTGACCACCGTTTCTCCAAGTTACATGGAAGAGTTAAAAGAAAAAGCCAACGGTTTAGAATGGCTTTTAGCACATGAACATGAAAAATGTGTTGGTATTTTAAATGGCATTGATACTGCTGTATGGAACCCAGAAACGGATGAATTTATTATTAAAAATTATAACAGCACGTCGGTTAGCGCTGGAAAAAAAGCGAATAAAAAATGGCTATGTGATACATTCGATTTAGATGATAAAAAACCGCTATTTGTCTTTATAGGTAGACTAGTTGGTGAAAAAGGCGCCGATTTATTTCCTGAGATTTTTAGTGAGGTCCTAAAAAATAACGCGATTTCAATTTTACTATTAGGTTCTGGAGAAACAGAAACAGAACAGGCACTAAAAGACTTATCTGCAGACTATAAAAATTACAACCATTTTATTGGTTACGACGAGAAACTCTCACATATCCTTTACGCTGGAGCCGATTTTTTAATCATGCCATCGCGTGTAGAGCCTTGTGGCCTCAATCAATTGTATGCTTTACGCTATGGCACAGTTGCCATTGTAAACAATATTGGAGGTTTAAAAGATACCATTACAGATCTCTCTAATGATGGTTTTGGAATTATTATCCCTTCAGCTACAATAGAAGCTACGGTTACAGGTATTTTAAGAGCAAAAACATTTTACACAAAAAAAGAAGCCTTTAAAACAACACAAAAACACATCATGGCTATTAATCACTCTTGGCTACAATCGGCTAAAACATATCAGGAACTTTATAAAAACATCAGCTAG
- a CDS encoding PD40 domain-containing protein, whose product MKITYLLFFFLLLCSCKNEDKAKNTPLKTEVSKTKNPLIYPDEVHFKDLRQVTFGGDNAEAYWSFDDKQLVFQSNYEKWNVSCDQMFLMNANATFDSVPPPMVSTGKGRATCSYFLPDNKHIVYASTHLSDEVCPETPLRKNGKYIWPVYDTFDIFVADLQGNIVKQLTHEKGYDAEPTVSPKGDKIVFTSTRSGDLELYTMNLDGSEVKQITDELGYDGGAFFSPDGTKIIFRSSRPKTEKEIKEYKALLAEGLVEPTDMELYICNADGSELRQLTDLGNANWSPFFHPSGKKILFSSNFEAERGFPFNLYLIDLDGKNLERVTHSETFDAFPVFSNDGKKLAFSSNRNNGGGRDTNLFIAEWQD is encoded by the coding sequence ATGAAAATCACTTACTTACTCTTCTTTTTTCTGCTTTTATGTTCATGTAAAAATGAAGACAAAGCAAAAAACACGCCTTTAAAAACTGAAGTTTCAAAAACGAAAAACCCGTTAATCTATCCAGACGAAGTTCATTTTAAAGACTTACGTCAAGTCACTTTTGGTGGTGATAATGCAGAAGCATATTGGAGTTTTGATGATAAACAGTTGGTGTTTCAGTCTAATTATGAAAAGTGGAACGTCTCTTGTGACCAAATGTTTTTAATGAATGCTAATGCTACTTTTGATAGTGTGCCGCCCCCAATGGTGAGCACTGGAAAAGGCCGTGCGACTTGCTCCTATTTCCTGCCAGACAATAAACATATTGTCTATGCATCCACTCATTTGAGCGATGAAGTATGTCCAGAGACACCTTTACGTAAAAACGGAAAATACATTTGGCCCGTCTATGATACCTTCGATATTTTTGTTGCAGACTTACAAGGTAACATCGTAAAGCAATTAACTCATGAAAAAGGGTATGATGCTGAGCCAACGGTCTCTCCTAAAGGTGACAAAATTGTATTTACCTCAACAAGAAGTGGCGATTTAGAATTATATACCATGAATTTAGACGGTAGTGAGGTTAAGCAAATTACAGACGAATTAGGCTACGATGGCGGTGCCTTTTTCTCACCCGATGGGACTAAAATTATCTTCCGATCGTCGCGACCAAAAACCGAAAAAGAAATTAAAGAGTATAAAGCGTTATTGGCTGAAGGCTTGGTTGAACCTACAGACATGGAACTATATATCTGTAATGCAGATGGTAGTGAGCTACGCCAATTAACCGACTTAGGAAACGCTAATTGGAGTCCGTTTTTTCACCCAAGTGGTAAGAAAATATTGTTTTCATCAAACTTTGAAGCAGAGCGTGGTTTCCCCTTTAATTTATACTTGATTGATTTAGATGGAAAAAATTTAGAACGCGTAACTCACAGTGAAACTTTTGATGCCTTTCCTGTGTTTTCAAACGATGGTAAAAAACTGGCCTTTTCTTCAAATAGAAATAATGGCGGCGGCCGAGATACCAACTTATTTATTGCTGAATGGCAGGATTAA
- a CDS encoding M20/M25/M40 family metallo-hydrolase — protein MKKEITIIFLLLLMACQQEKTQTITIKEDVTFLSSDALEGRQTGSNGEQKAAEYIAERFQNIGLQAKGTKNYFQPFSFRPKTDPHQDVNYTVKDGDSTITGTNVIGYIDNKAENTIIIGAHYDHLGLGAEGSLHRGETAIHNGADDNASGVAVLLNLAEKLKTKNTNNNYVFITFSGEEMGLLGSNYFVKNPTIATQKANYMINMDMVGRLKTDSTLAVYGVGTSPILKQTVKANNSNFKLIEKESGVGPSDHTSFYNADIPVLHFFTGQHEDYHKPSDDFEKLNYEGMQKISNYIYEIITDLDNNGKLPFRATKNESDAVPKFEVGLGVTPDYLFDGIGMRIDGTRADTPATNAGIQKGDIVVKMGAYDISDMMSYMKALSNYKKGDTTDVTVKRGGELVVVAVTF, from the coding sequence ATGAAAAAAGAAATTACAATCATTTTTCTACTGCTATTGATGGCGTGCCAACAAGAAAAAACACAAACAATCACCATTAAAGAAGATGTCACTTTTTTGTCATCTGATGCTTTAGAAGGGCGGCAAACCGGAAGTAATGGCGAGCAAAAGGCAGCAGAATATATTGCTGAGCGTTTTCAAAATATAGGCCTGCAAGCCAAAGGAACAAAAAACTATTTTCAACCTTTTTCTTTTCGACCAAAAACAGATCCGCACCAAGACGTGAATTACACAGTAAAGGACGGCGATAGTACCATTACAGGAACTAATGTAATTGGGTATATAGATAATAAAGCAGAAAACACAATCATTATCGGGGCGCATTACGACCACTTAGGTTTAGGTGCAGAGGGCTCATTACATAGAGGTGAAACGGCGATTCATAATGGAGCAGATGATAATGCAAGCGGTGTTGCGGTTCTTTTAAATTTAGCCGAAAAGCTAAAAACTAAAAACACAAACAACAATTATGTATTCATCACTTTTTCTGGAGAAGAGATGGGATTATTGGGCTCAAATTATTTTGTAAAAAACCCAACGATTGCTACTCAAAAAGCAAACTACATGATTAACATGGATATGGTTGGTCGCTTAAAAACGGATAGTACTTTAGCTGTTTATGGTGTTGGAACGTCTCCTATTTTAAAACAAACAGTAAAAGCGAATAACTCTAATTTTAAATTAATAGAAAAAGAATCCGGTGTTGGACCGAGTGATCATACCTCTTTTTATAACGCTGACATTCCTGTACTCCATTTTTTTACCGGACAGCATGAAGATTATCACAAGCCAAGTGACGATTTTGAAAAACTCAATTACGAAGGCATGCAAAAGATTTCAAACTATATTTATGAAATCATTACAGATTTAGACAATAACGGCAAATTACCTTTTAGAGCTACAAAGAATGAAAGCGATGCCGTGCCAAAATTTGAGGTGGGTCTGGGTGTTACGCCAGATTATTTATTTGATGGTATCGGTATGCGAATAGATGGTACAAGGGCCGATACTCCAGCAACAAACGCAGGGATTCAAAAAGGTGATATTGTAGTAAAAATGGGAGCTTATGACATCTCAGATATGATGAGTTATATGAAAGCCTTATCAAACTATAAAAAAGGCGATACAACCGATGTAACTGTGAAAAGAGGGGGTGAATTGGTTGTGGTTGCGGTAACATTTTAA
- a CDS encoding prolipoprotein diacylglyceryl transferase, which translates to MTIPFEPTLLGYHINSHLILEYLAFFVAFRYYLFLRKQSYDTISGSNRLSIILGAAIGALLGSRLIGLLENPLVAWSQENLITLLNTKTIMGGLFGGLLGVELAKKRIGETESSGDLFVFPIILGIFIGRMGCFLSGINEFTYGKETTSVLGMDLGDGLLRHPTALYELVFLVVLFFSLKRLQSTSTLNNGEVFKWFMVLYFTFRFCIEFLKPNVFYIIGLSTIQILCVICWLYYSRFILQKLNYAS; encoded by the coding sequence TTGACTATTCCTTTCGAACCCACACTTTTAGGTTACCACATAAATAGCCATCTCATTTTAGAGTATCTCGCGTTCTTTGTGGCCTTTCGTTACTACCTGTTTTTAAGAAAGCAGTCTTACGATACTATTTCTGGAAGCAATAGACTCTCTATAATTTTAGGTGCGGCCATTGGCGCTTTACTGGGATCGCGACTCATTGGGCTATTAGAAAACCCGCTTGTGGCATGGTCTCAGGAAAATCTTATCACTCTTTTAAACACTAAGACCATTATGGGTGGATTGTTTGGCGGATTGCTAGGTGTAGAACTCGCAAAAAAGCGTATTGGCGAAACGGAGTCCTCGGGCGATTTGTTTGTATTTCCCATTATTCTGGGAATTTTTATAGGTCGTATGGGTTGCTTTTTATCGGGAATCAACGAATTTACTTACGGCAAAGAAACAACCTCTGTTCTTGGAATGGATTTGGGCGATGGACTATTAAGACACCCCACGGCATTATATGAACTAGTATTTCTTGTTGTTTTATTTTTCAGTTTAAAACGACTGCAAAGTACTTCAACTTTAAACAATGGCGAGGTGTTTAAATGGTTTATGGTTTTATATTTCACATTTCGCTTCTGTATTGAATTTTTAAAACCGAATGTGTTTTATATTATAGGTTTGAGCACGATTCAAATTTTATGTGTAATTTGTTGGTTATACTATTCTCGATTTATACTTCAAAAACTAAATTATGCCAGTTAG
- the lepA gene encoding translation elongation factor 4, producing the protein MKHIRNFCIIAHIDHGKSTLADRLLDATGSVTAREQQNQLLDSMDLERERGITIKSHAIQMDYTYEGEKYTLNLIDTPGHVDFSYEVSRSIAACEGALLIVDAAQSIQAQTISNLYLALENDLEIIPVLNKVDLPSANPEEVTDDIVELLGCDPSEVIHASGKTGFGVENILKAIIERIPAPKGDPDAPLQALIFDSVYNTFRGIETYFRVFNGEIKKGQKIKFVATEKEYYADEVGTLKLTQVAKQSVKTGDVGYLITGIKTAKEVKVGDTITDFANPTTNIVQGFEDVKPMVFAGIYPVDTEDYEELRNSMEKLQLNDASLVFQPESSAALGFGFRCGFLGMLHMEIIQERLEREFDMTVITTVPNVSYFAYTNKAPEVPFVVNNPSDLPEPTTINRVEEPFIKATIITKADFVGNVMSLCIEKRGMITNQTYLTSERVELTFDMPLAEIVFDFYDRLKTVSKGYASFDYSPIGMRTSKLVRLDILLNAQPVDALSALIHADNAQHIGKKMCEKLKELIPRQQFDIPIQAAVGAKIISRETIKALRKDVTAKCYGGDISRKRKLLEKQKKGKKRMRQVGNVEIPQQAFMAVLKLND; encoded by the coding sequence ATGAAGCACATTAGAAATTTTTGCATTATTGCACATATTGATCACGGTAAAAGCACACTGGCCGATCGTTTACTCGATGCTACTGGTTCTGTGACGGCTCGTGAGCAGCAAAATCAGTTATTAGATAGTATGGATTTAGAGCGTGAGCGTGGTATTACCATTAAGTCGCACGCCATACAAATGGATTATACTTATGAAGGTGAAAAGTACACTTTAAACTTAATAGACACCCCTGGACACGTAGATTTCTCTTACGAGGTTTCACGTTCTATTGCTGCTTGTGAAGGCGCCTTATTAATTGTTGATGCCGCGCAAAGTATTCAAGCACAAACGATTTCAAATTTATATTTAGCACTGGAAAATGATTTAGAAATTATTCCCGTTTTAAATAAAGTCGATCTACCAAGTGCAAACCCTGAAGAAGTTACAGACGATATTGTCGAGCTTTTAGGCTGCGACCCAAGTGAGGTCATTCATGCTAGTGGAAAAACAGGTTTTGGTGTAGAAAATATTCTAAAAGCTATTATAGAACGTATTCCAGCGCCTAAGGGCGATCCAGATGCACCACTTCAAGCGTTAATTTTTGACTCGGTTTACAATACGTTTAGAGGTATTGAAACCTATTTTAGAGTTTTTAACGGTGAAATTAAAAAAGGACAAAAAATTAAATTTGTCGCTACAGAAAAAGAATACTACGCAGATGAAGTTGGTACCTTAAAGCTAACACAAGTTGCAAAACAGAGTGTAAAAACGGGAGATGTTGGGTATTTAATCACTGGTATTAAAACCGCTAAAGAGGTTAAAGTTGGAGATACCATTACCGATTTTGCAAACCCAACAACTAATATCGTACAAGGTTTTGAAGATGTAAAACCTATGGTTTTTGCGGGTATATACCCCGTAGACACAGAAGATTATGAGGAGCTTAGAAATTCGATGGAGAAGCTGCAATTAAACGATGCCTCCTTAGTCTTTCAGCCTGAAAGCTCTGCGGCTTTGGGCTTTGGCTTTCGTTGTGGCTTCTTAGGCATGCTGCATATGGAAATTATTCAAGAGCGTTTAGAGCGTGAGTTTGATATGACGGTAATAACAACAGTTCCCAACGTGTCCTATTTCGCGTATACTAATAAAGCACCAGAAGTACCCTTTGTGGTTAATAACCCGAGTGATTTGCCAGAACCGACAACCATTAATCGTGTTGAAGAACCCTTTATTAAGGCAACCATTATTACTAAAGCCGACTTTGTTGGTAACGTAATGTCTTTATGTATTGAAAAACGTGGGATGATTACCAATCAAACCTATTTAACATCTGAACGTGTTGAGCTTACTTTCGATATGCCTCTAGCTGAAATTGTTTTCGATTTTTACGACCGTTTAAAAACGGTTTCTAAAGGGTATGCCTCTTTCGATTATTCGCCAATTGGTATGCGTACCTCAAAATTAGTGCGTTTAGATATCTTATTAAATGCACAACCTGTTGATGCCCTTTCGGCATTAATTCATGCAGATAATGCACAGCACATTGGTAAAAAAATGTGCGAAAAATTAAAAGAATTAATCCCTCGTCAGCAGTTCGATATTCCTATTCAAGCGGCTGTTGGCGCTAAAATTATTTCTCGTGAAACAATTAAAGCCTTACGTAAAGATGTAACCGCAAAATGTTACGGTGGCGATATTTCGCGTAAACGTAAACTTTTGGAAAAGCAGAAAAAAGGTAAAAAACGTATGCGTCAAGTAGGTAATGTAGAAATCCCTCAGCAAGCGTTTATGGCTGTTTTAAAGTTGAATGATTAA
- a CDS encoding DUF4345 domain-containing protein — protein MIKTKDDFINKIHLIISVCIVIPVAFVYGFKPELSFDMLLETTDEHNFHKAIMGLYLGFSALWILGLFKIRYFKTAIITNLIFMLGLGFGRLLSFIVDGMPTSAYVFGTVAELFLGCYGLWVLKRFNQ, from the coding sequence ATGATTAAAACTAAGGACGACTTCATTAATAAAATCCACCTCATTATTTCGGTGTGTATTGTTATTCCTGTAGCCTTTGTTTACGGTTTTAAACCAGAATTAAGTTTCGATATGCTTTTAGAAACCACCGACGAGCATAATTTTCACAAAGCCATTATGGGATTGTATTTGGGGTTTTCAGCGTTATGGATTTTGGGCCTCTTTAAAATACGATATTTTAAAACAGCAATAATTACCAATCTCATTTTTATGCTAGGCTTGGGTTTTGGAAGACTGCTAAGCTTTATTGTAGATGGCATGCCCACTTCAGCATACGTTTTTGGAACCGTTGCAGAATTGTTTCTGGGTTGTTATGGGCTTTGGGTTTTAAAGCGATTTAACCAGTAA
- a CDS encoding outer membrane beta-barrel family protein gives MRYILYIFIFLFASEILAQEFTVSGTLVDENNAPIAFASVLLLAENETIITGISSNESGAFLLKNLSANTYTLKITFVGYNEVLENFKLSANKNFGTIILKEGAEALKEVNITSTKPTLIKESDRLIFNVENTALSEGNLLEVLRSAPGVLILDNAITVKNSTPTVYINDRKVNLSASEITQLLENSPANTIKKVEVITNPPAKYDAESGAVLNIVMTRNLITGYRGTIFSNYTQGVFPRYNAGLNQFYKTNKINVNLNYSYSQNKINRDSDERINYFDAGSIDEKWLTNTNRNTYSKTHNVNLNFDYFLDDKNTLSFATNALLLPFFDYFINGKTIISDAENTRLYSFNVFNHSEDDKYNLGFDLDFVHLFKKKAKLTFNAHVTDYDYRRNQRVNSNYFLPDNTYDFSTAFNTLSNQDTQIFTTQVDYVLPLSDSAEFTSGLKSSNIETVSDIVQFDIDQSTGESTLNTANSNGYDYEESVFAAYLSYNKSWQKWSFSGGLRAENTQIKGLSIADNERNNQDYFKLFPTVNLSLEVTEKATIYTNYKRSISRPNYQSLNPFKFFLNDNTIVTGNPTLLPSFTSKYLLGSSLYDFLTIEVFYVDTVNTISEIPIQNNDNSILTFTSTNLDKRIDFGLDVEFYKSLSDRWFLYVGNSLRKIKEESLINNVISRQRIWSNYFICSNDFSFLKNKSLSLNMTIIHIGKNTQELQIVDPRLLTNVSIKKQLFNDRATLSLAIADLFNTQDFNVSYKNGNQDNARFTNLDNRYIKLGFSYKFGNTTLKTNEQTKSRAERERLEK, from the coding sequence TTGCGATACATACTATACATATTTATTTTTCTTTTTGCTTCGGAAATTCTTGCACAAGAATTTACTGTTTCAGGGACTTTGGTTGATGAAAACAATGCCCCTATAGCTTTCGCTTCTGTTTTACTTTTAGCAGAAAACGAAACGATTATAACGGGTATTAGCTCTAATGAATCAGGCGCTTTTTTGTTGAAAAACCTCTCCGCAAATACCTATACCTTAAAAATCACTTTTGTTGGTTACAACGAAGTTTTAGAGAATTTTAAGCTTTCTGCCAACAAGAATTTTGGCACCATTATACTTAAGGAAGGTGCTGAAGCTTTAAAGGAAGTGAACATCACTTCAACAAAACCAACGCTAATAAAAGAATCCGATAGGTTAATTTTTAATGTTGAAAATACCGCATTAAGCGAAGGTAACTTGCTAGAAGTTTTACGGAGTGCACCAGGTGTTTTAATTTTAGATAATGCCATAACGGTTAAAAATAGTACACCAACGGTTTATATTAATGATCGGAAAGTGAATCTCTCGGCAAGTGAGATTACCCAACTGCTGGAGAACTCACCAGCAAATACCATTAAAAAAGTAGAGGTGATTACTAATCCGCCAGCAAAATATGATGCAGAAAGTGGCGCTGTCTTAAACATCGTGATGACTAGAAACTTAATTACAGGGTATCGCGGCACTATTTTTTCTAATTACACACAAGGCGTCTTCCCGAGATATAATGCAGGACTCAATCAGTTTTATAAAACAAACAAAATCAATGTTAATTTAAACTATAGTTACTCGCAAAATAAAATCAACAGAGATAGTGATGAACGTATTAACTATTTTGATGCTGGTAGTATTGATGAAAAATGGCTAACCAATACTAATCGAAATACCTACTCAAAAACGCATAACGTTAATTTAAATTTTGATTATTTTCTTGATGATAAAAACACCTTAAGTTTTGCAACCAATGCATTATTACTTCCGTTTTTCGATTATTTTATCAATGGAAAAACGATTATTTCAGATGCAGAAAACACAAGACTTTATAGTTTTAATGTTTTTAATCATTCTGAGGATGATAAATATAATTTAGGTTTCGATTTAGATTTTGTGCATCTCTTCAAAAAGAAAGCAAAGCTAACGTTTAATGCACATGTAACCGATTATGATTATAGAAGAAATCAACGGGTTAATAGCAATTATTTTCTTCCAGATAACACCTATGATTTTAGCACCGCATTTAATACCTTGAGCAACCAAGACACTCAAATTTTCACCACACAAGTAGATTATGTTTTACCTTTAAGTGACAGTGCTGAGTTTACTTCAGGGCTTAAATCATCGAACATTGAAACAGTAAGTGACATTGTACAATTTGACATTGACCAAAGCACAGGCGAGTCTACACTCAATACTGCGAATTCAAATGGTTATGATTATGAAGAGTCTGTTTTTGCTGCTTATTTAAGTTATAATAAAAGCTGGCAAAAATGGAGTTTTTCAGGGGGTTTAAGAGCTGAAAACACACAAATAAAAGGGCTTTCGATTGCCGATAACGAAAGAAATAATCAAGATTATTTTAAACTGTTTCCAACAGTAAATCTTAGCTTGGAAGTTACTGAAAAGGCTACTATTTATACGAATTACAAACGCAGTATTTCAAGACCAAATTATCAATCATTGAATCCGTTTAAGTTTTTTTTAAATGATAACACGATAGTTACAGGTAACCCAACCTTGCTGCCTTCTTTTACCAGTAAATATTTATTAGGTTCAAGTTTATATGATTTTTTAACAATTGAAGTGTTTTATGTAGATACTGTTAATACAATTTCAGAAATACCCATTCAAAATAATGACAATTCTATTTTAACATTTACCTCGACTAATCTTGATAAAAGAATAGATTTTGGTTTGGATGTTGAGTTTTATAAAAGTTTAAGTGATAGATGGTTTCTATATGTAGGTAACTCACTTAGGAAAATAAAGGAAGAATCATTAATAAATAATGTCATTTCAAGACAAAGAATATGGAGCAATTACTTCATTTGTAGTAACGACTTCTCCTTTTTAAAAAATAAGAGTTTGTCTTTAAACATGACCATTATCCATATTGGGAAAAACACCCAAGAATTGCAAATAGTTGATCCTAGATTGTTAACCAATGTTTCAATAAAAAAACAGTTGTTTAACGACCGAGCAACGTTATCTTTAGCCATTGCAGATTTATTTAATACACAAGATTTTAATGTGAGTTACAAAAACGGGAATCAAGATAATGCTCGTTTTACAAATTTGGACAATCGCTACATAAAATTAGGATTTAGTTATAAATTTGGCAACACGACCTTAAAAACTAATGAACAAACGAAGTCACGGGCTGAGCGTGAGCGTTTAGAGAAGTAA